From a single Ignavibacteria bacterium genomic region:
- the crtI gene encoding phytoene desaturase, with the protein MKRVVVVGAGLGGLSAAIRLQKAGHQVTILEQNKKAGGKANEIAESGFRFDTGPSLLTMPFVIEQLFQEAELDANDYLEFIQPDVLCRYFYPSGKVIDAFSDLDRFISELAEKFDLKREVVESYFDYSKRIYDLTAELFLFNSFREWTTFFNKKAALTLLNLPKIGSFRTMHQANASFFSNPETVQLFDRYATYNGSNPYLAPATLNIIQHVEYGIGGYTLKGGIYSLSKALTEVALKSGVKIETNRAVDEIVLAKNDVKGVCCRGKVIDDPNRVVGVRCGDEVFEADIVVSNSDVTNTYKKLLNDSQVRAARKYYKTEPSSSALVFYWGVKGEHAELKMHNILFSDDYKKEFDEIFESGKAPEDPTIYIYISSRVNEDDAPEGFENWFVMINMPPATSKDYYDINSIKESIINKIKKMLKIDLNEQIVFERVLTPEMIEEKTSSVYGSLYGISSNNKYAAFLRQDNKSKEYSGLYFCGGSAHPGGGIPLVILSGKIVSELVAKYEK; encoded by the coding sequence GTGAAGCGGGTGGTGGTAGTCGGGGCGGGATTGGGCGGTCTCTCTGCTGCAATCCGGCTTCAGAAGGCGGGGCATCAGGTAACAATTCTTGAACAGAATAAGAAGGCAGGGGGGAAAGCCAACGAGATAGCTGAATCCGGTTTTAGATTTGATACGGGTCCCTCCCTCCTGACGATGCCTTTTGTGATTGAGCAATTGTTTCAGGAAGCAGAACTTGATGCAAATGATTACCTTGAGTTCATTCAGCCCGATGTGTTGTGCCGCTATTTTTATCCCTCCGGGAAAGTGATTGATGCCTTCAGCGATCTCGACAGATTTATTTCAGAGCTTGCAGAGAAATTTGATTTAAAAAGGGAAGTTGTCGAATCCTATTTTGATTATTCAAAAAGGATATATGATCTTACCGCCGAACTTTTCCTTTTTAACAGTTTCAGGGAGTGGACGACATTCTTTAACAAAAAAGCTGCTCTTACTCTGTTGAATCTGCCAAAAATTGGCTCCTTCCGTACCATGCATCAGGCAAACGCTTCCTTTTTCAGCAACCCTGAAACAGTACAGCTTTTCGACAGGTACGCAACCTACAACGGATCAAATCCCTATCTTGCACCGGCAACACTGAACATTATCCAGCATGTTGAATATGGAATTGGCGGTTACACACTTAAAGGAGGGATATACTCACTCAGCAAGGCACTTACGGAAGTTGCTTTGAAATCGGGTGTAAAGATAGAAACAAATCGAGCAGTTGATGAAATTGTACTGGCAAAAAATGATGTAAAGGGTGTATGTTGCAGGGGTAAAGTGATAGACGACCCCAACAGGGTGGTTGGAGTAAGATGTGGTGATGAGGTATTCGAGGCTGATATTGTTGTATCAAACTCCGATGTGACGAACACTTATAAAAAACTGTTGAACGATTCGCAGGTACGCGCTGCAAGGAAATATTACAAAACCGAACCATCCTCCTCTGCTCTGGTTTTTTACTGGGGTGTGAAAGGGGAACATGCTGAACTGAAAATGCACAACATTCTCTTTTCGGATGATTATAAAAAAGAGTTTGACGAGATTTTTGAATCCGGAAAGGCTCCTGAAGACCCGACTATATATATCTACATTTCATCCAGAGTGAATGAAGATGACGCACCTGAAGGATTCGAGAACTGGTTTGTAATGATTAACATGCCCCCCGCCACTTCAAAAGATTACTACGACATTAACTCAATCAAAGAGAGCATAATCAACAAAATTAAAAAGATGCTGAAGATTGATTTGAATGAACAAATAGTTTTTGAGAGAGTTCTCACGCCTGAAATGATAGAGGAAAAGACCTCATCGGTTTACGGCAGTTTGTATGGCATCTCCTCAAACAACAAGTACGCTGCTTTTTTGAGGCAGGATAACAAGTCGAAAGAGTATAGCGGGCTTTATTTTTGCGGAGGGAGTGCTCATCCCGGTGGGGGTATTCCTTTGGTCATTCTCTCGGGTAAAATAGTGTCGGAACTTGTGGCAAAATATGAAAAGTGA
- a CDS encoding phytoene/squalene synthase family protein — protein MEFYSSICARTSSLFTKEYSTSFSLGILAFEKRFREPIYSVYGYVRLADEIVDTFHGHDKQTLLKEFREETYRAIERGVSTNPILHAFQEVVNKYKIDREYIDAFLDSMEMDLYNNYYEEKKYDEYIYGSAEVVGLMCLRVFTEGDNELFNQLLEPAMALGSAFQKVNFLRDIKSDIDERGRIYLPNVDSEHGIDDENKKLLEDSIRAEFKLSLEGIRKLPPGVRLGVYSAYLYYIKLFDKICSKKVQHLMKERTRVPDPVKLLLLTKSIIEVKVLKTC, from the coding sequence ATGGAATTTTATAGCAGCATTTGCGCAAGAACATCTTCCCTTTTCACAAAGGAGTATTCCACCTCATTCAGTTTGGGGATACTTGCTTTTGAAAAGAGATTCCGTGAGCCAATCTACTCGGTCTATGGTTATGTCAGGCTTGCTGATGAAATAGTTGACACTTTTCATGGTCATGATAAACAAACCCTGCTCAAAGAATTCAGAGAAGAGACTTACAGGGCGATTGAGCGGGGAGTTTCCACAAATCCGATTTTGCACGCTTTTCAGGAAGTGGTGAATAAATACAAAATTGATCGAGAATATATTGATGCATTTCTTGACAGTATGGAGATGGACCTCTACAACAACTACTACGAAGAGAAAAAGTACGACGAATATATTTACGGATCTGCGGAGGTAGTGGGACTGATGTGCCTAAGGGTTTTCACAGAGGGTGACAATGAACTGTTTAATCAGTTACTCGAACCCGCAATGGCGCTTGGTTCAGCATTTCAGAAGGTTAACTTCCTGAGAGATATTAAATCTGATATCGACGAGAGGGGTAGAATCTATCTTCCGAATGTTGATTCAGAGCACGGAATAGATGATGAAAATAAAAAGCTTCTGGAAGATTCAATAAGAGCAGAATTCAAGCTTTCTCTCGAAGGTATCAGAAAACTGCCTCCCGGAGTCAGATTGGGCGTTTACTCGGCGTATCTTTATTACATAAAACTGTTTGATAAAATCTGTTCCAAGAAGGTGCAACACCTTATGAAAGAAAGAACGAGAGTGCCTGATCCGGTTAAATTGTTGTTACTTACAAAATCGATAATAGAAGTAAAGGTTTTAAAGACTTGTTAA
- a CDS encoding glycosyltransferase, whose amino-acid sequence MIELILFSVITGFAFITFCVSLYNLLTAPVPGKNLGSPENNESLPFLSILIPARNEEENIATCVRNCLNQNHRNIEVIVLDDNSEDRTGEIVEEIAAEDDRVKLLRGEPLPKGWLGKNWACHQLSEEAKGEYLLFIDADVILREDAAAIALNTLKKFNLSMFSVFPTQLLNSFGSALVIPLMNWLLLNFLPLKQVYKSKSPKFVAANGQFIMMTRIAYAATGGHSAVRDKVVEDMELSRLIKRSGMRMMTALGGEVIRCRMYSGFLSSIRGFTKNFYAGFDIPAVLFVIMITFFVLVYLVPFVFVFFNTIWVAPVLLTLFSRWFTGRISNSNPVVEVLCHPIQMIIMYFTGWRSLYFTKTGIIEWKGRTL is encoded by the coding sequence ATGATTGAATTGATACTTTTCTCAGTCATCACCGGTTTTGCTTTCATCACCTTCTGTGTGAGTTTATATAATTTGCTGACGGCACCTGTTCCCGGCAAAAATCTTGGTAGTCCGGAAAATAATGAGTCGCTCCCGTTTCTCTCGATTTTGATTCCTGCCCGGAATGAAGAGGAGAATATTGCAACATGCGTAAGAAACTGCCTGAACCAAAATCATCGAAACATTGAGGTCATAGTGCTCGATGACAATTCTGAAGACAGGACTGGTGAAATTGTTGAAGAAATTGCTGCGGAAGACGACAGGGTGAAACTTCTTCGAGGGGAGCCTTTACCGAAGGGATGGCTTGGTAAAAATTGGGCTTGTCATCAGCTTTCAGAGGAAGCCAAAGGGGAATATCTGTTGTTTATCGATGCTGATGTCATTCTGAGGGAAGATGCAGCAGCAATTGCATTGAATACGCTGAAAAAGTTTAACCTGTCGATGTTTTCGGTTTTCCCGACTCAGTTATTGAACAGCTTTGGTTCCGCTCTTGTTATACCTTTAATGAACTGGCTCCTTCTGAATTTCTTACCTTTGAAGCAAGTTTACAAATCGAAATCGCCAAAGTTTGTGGCTGCAAACGGCCAGTTTATTATGATGACACGGATCGCCTACGCAGCAACAGGTGGTCACTCCGCAGTCCGCGACAAAGTGGTGGAGGATATGGAGCTTTCGCGTCTGATAAAACGCTCGGGAATGAGGATGATGACAGCACTGGGAGGCGAGGTTATAAGGTGCAGGATGTACTCAGGATTTTTATCCTCAATCAGGGGATTTACAAAGAATTTTTATGCGGGTTTCGATATTCCGGCGGTACTTTTTGTTATCATGATCACATTTTTTGTACTTGTGTACCTTGTGCCGTTCGTGTTTGTGTTCTTCAATACAATCTGGGTGGCACCCGTTTTATTAACTTTGTTCTCAAGATGGTTTACCGGTCGAATAAGCAATTCAAATCCGGTTGTCGAAGTTTTATGTCACCCGATTCAAATGATTATTATGTATTTTACGGGTTGGCGTTCTCTTTATTTCACGAAAACAGGCATTATTGAATGGAAAGGCAGAACTTTATAA
- a CDS encoding lycopene cyclase domain-containing protein, with amino-acid sequence MSRYLLINLLTVIFPVILSFEKKISFYRKFRFYLYSVLVVSPVYLVWDAIATSRGDWGFSPEYLAGVYLFGLPLEEILFFVTVPYSCLFIYETVKLYIPEKPLPFNKNYYYLAGAVLIVAAGNYSSQYYTSTVMIFSAAFLMVAATFKPAILQSRVYWLSILITYLPFLLVNYFLTAPPIVWYSPEAIWGMRFTTIPVEDFFYSFSMISWWFFFYLLFKKEI; translated from the coding sequence ATGAGCAGATATCTGCTGATTAACCTGCTAACGGTAATCTTCCCCGTGATACTTTCCTTCGAAAAGAAGATTTCATTCTACAGGAAATTCCGTTTTTACCTGTATTCAGTACTTGTTGTAAGTCCCGTCTATCTTGTTTGGGACGCAATAGCCACCTCGAGGGGTGACTGGGGTTTCTCTCCCGAATACCTGGCGGGGGTTTACCTTTTCGGTTTACCTCTCGAAGAAATTCTCTTTTTTGTCACCGTGCCTTACTCCTGTCTCTTTATTTATGAGACAGTAAAGCTGTACATTCCTGAAAAACCTCTTCCCTTCAACAAAAATTATTATTACCTCGCGGGAGCGGTTCTGATAGTGGCAGCGGGAAACTACAGTTCGCAATATTATACTTCCACGGTTATGATTTTTTCAGCGGCATTTCTGATGGTAGCAGCAACTTTCAAGCCGGCAATCCTTCAATCCCGTGTTTACTGGTTATCAATATTGATTACCTATCTCCCTTTTCTCCTTGTGAATTACTTCCTTACAGCCCCACCTATAGTGTGGTATTCACCTGAGGCAATCTGGGGGATGCGGTTCACAACAATTCCCGTTGAAGATTTCTTTTATTCTTTTTCGATGATCTCATGGTGGTTTTTCTTTTATCTCTTGTTTAAGAAGGAGATATAG
- a CDS encoding lysophospholipid acyltransferase family protein, with amino-acid sequence MIKADKKPWFDLLFTFYLERLMKKHFSHFYVTNEFPEVKDDVSVTFAPNHFSWWDGFFIQKIQREFLPNRNFHILMLSEQLRVYRFFNWMGAYGIDLNDTKSIIKTVKYTRELLSDSKNLTVIYPQGEIQPYDLRPLNLKAGISKFVGGTGDRSVVIPVAFKVQYEEDKLPALYCSFGNPVPASKVEKDFTFFETAFMENLGELNAKAASKSFVRDIFK; translated from the coding sequence ATGATAAAGGCTGACAAAAAACCGTGGTTCGACCTTCTTTTCACTTTCTATCTCGAACGATTGATGAAGAAGCACTTCTCTCACTTTTATGTCACGAATGAATTTCCCGAAGTCAAAGATGATGTATCAGTAACCTTCGCACCTAATCATTTTTCATGGTGGGACGGTTTTTTCATTCAGAAGATACAGAGAGAATTTCTCCCGAACAGGAATTTCCATATTTTAATGCTCTCGGAGCAGTTGAGGGTTTACCGGTTTTTTAACTGGATGGGGGCGTATGGAATCGATCTTAACGATACAAAAAGCATCATTAAAACAGTTAAATATACCAGAGAGCTTCTTTCGGACAGTAAAAATCTGACAGTAATCTATCCTCAGGGAGAAATTCAACCGTATGATTTGCGTCCATTGAATCTGAAAGCGGGGATATCGAAATTTGTGGGGGGGACTGGCGACCGCTCCGTGGTTATTCCCGTTGCCTTCAAGGTGCAGTATGAGGAGGATAAACTTCCTGCACTATATTGTTCGTTTGGAAATCCGGTTCCTGCCTCGAAAGTTGAAAAGGATTTTACATTTTTTGAAACGGCATTTATGGAAAATCTTGGAGAACTTAATGCCAAGGCAGCGTCCAAATCATTTGTAAGGGATATCTTCAAGTGA